A region from the Perca fluviatilis chromosome 16, GENO_Pfluv_1.0, whole genome shotgun sequence genome encodes:
- the ggnbp2 gene encoding gametogenetin-binding protein 2, producing MARLVAVCREGEEDYPFLARQIPLCIDDTLTMVMEFSDGVMGVDSQEISTSHWKQFSEYHSKLKQQDLNIALMVTSREVYSALSQLVPCVGCRRSVERLFSHLVESGNPALEPLTLKPTGMLSVTKACLADVKKLYNLFYIHGSKLNDMIDAIPKSKKNKRCQLHSLDTHKPKPLGGSWMDVWELMSQECRDEVVLIDNACLLETLETYLRKHRFCTDCKNKVLRAYNILVGELDCSKEKGYCAALYEGLCCCPHERHIHVCCETDFIAHLLGRAEPEFAGGYERRERHAKTIDIAQEEVLTCLGIHLYERLHRIWQKLRAEEQTWQILFHLGIDALRKSFEMAVEKMQGISRLEQFVEELSEEERAKELKQEKKRQKRKNRRKNKCGFDVSEQEGEDKEKNLDEGSLESVEGTCKVCGSHDEEEEEEEEARCVQSVVTNGSTSCSCRDDMKQDLSPHSNGSDCGYSSSMEGSETGSREGSDIACSEGICNHDDAGDDSNAHRCAEDKEEDGIDSCVDCWPHSVENTQCKSKKKKRKGKGLCNDQSSASLHTCRTKEIFSSLCGDTFARIALQLPWTVNNNNLNLEARPPEANTSLMELLDDSEVISDEENYLTQDEIQAFLERNQSFYNNRHQYRQLLKEKFTNYCRTTERSKPVCGKWFTTTSVN from the exons ATGGCACGTCTGGTAGCAGTTTGCAGGGAAGGGGAAGAGGACTACCCATTTCTCGCCAGACAGATCCCCCTGTGTATTGATGATACTCTCACG ATGGTGATGGAATTTTCTGATGGTGTCATGGGTGTTGACAGCCAAGAAATAAGCACGTCTCATTGGAAACAATTTTCTGAG TATCACTCCAAGTTGAAGCAACAGGACTTGAATATTGCCCTGATGGTGACCTCCAGAGAGGTGTACAGTGCATTATCTCAGCTGGTGCCATGTGTGGGCTGCAGACGAAGTGTGGAGCGCCTCTTCTCACATTTGGTGGAATCGGGGAACCCAGCCCTGGAGCCCCTCACACTCAAACCCACAGGCATGCTCTCTGTCACCAAAGCCTGTTTAGCAGATGTAAAGAAGCTCTACAACCTTTTCTACATCCACGG GTCAAAGTTGAATGACATGATTGATGCCATTCCAAAAAGCAAAAAGAACAAACGCTGCCAGTTACACTccttagacacacacaaacctaaaCCTTTGGG TGGAAGCTGGATGGATGTGTGGGAGCTGATGTCTCAGGAGTGCAGGGATGAGGTGGTCCTCATTGATAATGCTTGTCTCTTAGAGACACTGGAGACATACTTGCGTAAACACAG GTTTTGCACTGACTGTAAGAATAAAGTGCTGAGGGCATACAACATCCTGGTGGGGGAGTTGGACTGCAGTAAAGAGAAGGGGTATTGTGCTGCCTTGTATGAGGGACTATGCTGTTGCCCCCACGAACGCCACATCCATGTGTGCTGTGAGACTGACTTCATTGCTCATCTCCTCGGCCGGGCAGAGCCTGAGTTTGCAGGAGGCTATGA ACGCAGAGAGCGACATGCCAAGACCATTGACATTGCACAAGAAGAAGTCCTGACCTGTCTGGGTATTCACCTGTATGAGCGGCTGCACAGGATCTGGCAGAAACTACGAGCAGAGGAGCAGACCTGGCAGATACTGTTCCATTTGGGAATTGATGCACTACGCAAAAGTTTTGAG ATGGCCGTGGAGAAAATGCAGGGGATCAGTCGGCTAGAGCAGTTTGTTGAGGAGCtgtctgaggaggagagggcCAAAGAGCTGAAGCAGGAGAAAAAGAGGCAAAAGCGCAAAAATCGTCGCAAAAACAAGTGTGGCTTTGACGTATCTGAACAGGAGGGAGAGGACAAGGAGAAAAATCTGGATGAG GGTTCTCTTGAGTCTGTGGAGGGCACTTGCAAGGTCTGTGGTAGCcatgatgaggaggaagaggaggaggaggaggccagATGTGTTCAGAGCGTCGTCACCAATGGAAGCACGTCCTGTAGCTGCCGAGACGACATGAAACAGG ATTTGTCTCCTCACAGCAATGGTAGTGACTGTGGCTACTCCTCAAGTATGGAGGGCAGTGAGACAGGATCGCGGGAAGGTTCTGATATTGCCTGCTCTGAGGGAATATGCAACCATGACGATGCAG GAGATGACTCAAACGCCCATCGCTGTGCTGAGGACAAGGAGGAGGATGGAATAGACAGTTGTGTGGACTGCTGGCCACACTCTGTGGAAAACACTCAATGCAagagtaaaaagaagaaaaggaagggCAAGGGGTTATGCAATGATCAG tcatCCGCATCATTGCACACTTGCCGAACCAAAGAAATCTTTTCCTCCTTATGTGGCGATACATTTGCCAGGATTGCACTACAGTTACCATGgacagtaaataataataacctCAACCTTGAAGCGAGGCCTCCAGAGGCAAACACAAGTCTCATGGAACTTCTG GATGACTCGGAAGTGATTTCAGATGAAGAGAATTATCTGACACAGGATGAAATCCAAGCGTTTTTGGAAAGAAACCAGTCCTTCTACAACAACCGCCATCAGTACCGACAGCTCCTGAAAGAGAAGTTCACCAACTACTGCCGCACCACTGAGCGGAGTAAGCCAGTCTGCGGAAAGTGGTTTACCACCACCAGTGTCAACTAA
- the pigw gene encoding phosphatidylinositol-glycan biosynthesis class W protein, protein MSQRDLKEAFISNLNGTSLQEVALGSFLTPLCLISRGLILTLYHQAKGTLPLPLPMVSHLLLDFCVLILPLVLSCTVLSSVLHQVIFSLAFVSACVFCYIYRVNSSARHPQNTVSTFLQSHVQFNQVPFVTIFRVFVNVKTAISILAVDFSVFPRRYAKSETYGTGVMDFGVGAYVFANALVCPEARGKNISGSKMNHIAKQLLSVWPLVVLGMGRLVSLKMSGYHEHVSEYGVHWNFFFTLAIVRVVASVLLAILPARQSWVIALLISGFYQFTLETSGLKAFIIHNNDREKDYLHANKEGIFSVVGYVAIYMAGVQVGLYVMQPRSHVRQWLKALFNLFLGSFVLYSALYTCQTFVEPVSRRLANLPFCLWSVAQSLFFMSCLGIADMVLLFSKRTSGCHSVPSSWNLCKKQSDSVSDKKTGEIERNCLVQAVSRNQLLFFLLANVMTGLTNSIVDTLSCSSSFSVCVLLSYMFTNCFVIHVLHLCGITLKFW, encoded by the coding sequence ATGTCTCAGAGGGACCTGAAGGAAGCGTTTATCAGCAATCTCAATGGGACCAGTCTGCAGGAGGTGGCACTGGGCTCATTTCTCACCCCACTATGTCTCATCAGCAGAGGGCTGATTTTGACCCTCTACCATCAGGCCAAAGGGACTCTTCCGCTTCCACTTCCAATGGTTTCTCATCTGCTTCTAGACTTCTGTGTGCTTATCCTTCCCCTGGTCCTATCATGTACCGTTTTGAGCAGTGTTCTTCACCAGGTCATCTTCAGCCTAGCCTTTGTTTCGGCTTGTGTGTTTTGCTATATCTATCGTGTCAACAGTTCTGCTCGGCACCCACAGAACACGGTCAGCACCTTCCTTCAGAGTCACGTTCAATTCAACCAGGTTCCCTTTGTGACTATCTTTCGAGTGTTTGTGAACGTCAAAACAGCCATCAGCATTCTTGCCGTGGACTTCAGTGTCTTCCCAAGGCGATATGCTAAATCTGAAACCTATGGGACAGGGGTTATGGACTTTGGCGTTGGAGCGTATGTCTTTGCAAATGCCCTTGTCTGTCCAGAGGCACGGGGGAAGAACATCTCAGGATCCAAGATGAATCACATCGCAAAGCAGCTCTTGTCCGTCTGGCCCCTGGTTGTTCTTGGTATGGGAAGGCTAGTGAGCCTCAAAATGTCCGGCTACCATGAGCATGTGTCAGAATATGGCGTCCACTGGAATTTTTTCTTCACACTAGCCATTGTCAGAGTTGTTGCTTCTGTGCTTTTGGCCATTTTACCCGCCCGTCAGTCATGGGTCATTGCCCTTCTGATCAGTGGATTTTATCAGTTCACTTTGGAGACATCAGGGCTGAAGGCTTTCATTATCCATAACAATGACAGAGAAAAGGACTATCTGCATGCTAACAAGGAGGGCATATTTTCTGTAGTGGGCTATGTAGCCATCTACATGGCAGGAGTTCAGGTTGGACTCTATGTGATGCAACCAAGATCCCACGTTAGACAGTGGCTCAAAGCACTTTTTAACCTCTTTTTGGGAAGTTTTGTCCTGTACTCTGCTTTGTACACATGTCAGACGTTCGTGGAGCCAGTGTCTCGCCGCTTAGCTAATTTACCTTTCTGCCTATGGAGTGTTGCTCAGTCTTTGTTTTTTATGTCCTGTCTAGGAATAGCGGATATGGTTTTACTGTTTTCCAAAAGAACATCAGGCTGTCACTCTGTACCCTCATCATGGAATTTGTGTAAAAAACAATCAGACTCAGTGTCTGACAAAAAGACAGGTGAGATAGAAAGAAACTGTCTTGTCCAAGCTGTCAGCAGGAATCAGTTGTTATTTTTCTTGCTCGCAAATGTCATGACAGGATTGACCAACTCGATAGTGGACACACTTAGTTGCAGCAGCtcattttcagtgtgtgttttgctgtcGTACATGTTCACAAATTGCTTTGTAATACATGTTTTACATCTTTGTGGAATTACATTGAAATTCTGGTAA